ACAAAAGCAGACCTCAGACCTTCATTTGGCAGGAATGGGCACCTCTAATGAAGCTGTCCAGGAGCTCAGAGGTAGTAGCCAGGTACCATATGTTGCTTTGGTTGCTCTGGTGGTTATATAGTTTTTTCAGAGTAAACAAACCTGAACTTTTTAGCTACATTATTACCTAAAATAATAAGAGCTAGTTCCAGCTCTTCTTGACTTAATTTAATAAGAACTCTCTGTTTTGCAAAAGAGAAATGGCTTGTAATTTTCTCCTCTCAgttgctatttttatttctcctttatcTGTCTCAGGTATGAATTTGTACCAAACCATTTGTTATTTAAACAAAGCTCAAATCTTTTCACACTCTGAGCCTTATTTCAAGAAACCATCCGATAAGTTACAGATTTAGGACTTTGAAAACATCTCAGTTGTTTACTTAGCAAAATCCAGCAAACTTCTAATGCATTTGATGCAATCATCTAATCCCCACTTCAGCAGAAGTCCCACTTGAATTTGAGTTAATCTGTCTATTGAAGGAACAACCAGAACCTCAGCCACTGACAGTCTCCTTTGCCAGGGTTAAGCGAACCAAATGCTTATTATGAAAAACTGATGAAACAAAGTGACTGCTCTATCCTTTTTCCTTATGATACAGAGAATTTACAAGAAGAGCCTACAGACACCTTTCAGACAGAACAGAGGGAGTAAGGAAGGGGATATCTGCTGATTCCTCAATATATTCTATTCAGCTGTTTTAAGGAGTCTGTTATATGGGATTAGATTTCACTCTGCTTGCTGTGGAAAGGCGCATTTGAGGCAGATGCCAAATCCTGCTGCCTATGGAAGGAGTGATAAGCACAGAAAGGAGGAGTATTTGCTCCATGTACAGAATACACAccttgcagcagcacagctgaaaaagGGATGTAAATGCTCAGCTCACTCTTACATTTGGTATGCATTCAGTGATGAATGTAGACACCAGTCCCTGTCTCTCACTTTTTTCATTGCAGTTTATGATATTTTATAAACCCATGGGAAATATAGTTTGCTTTAATAACTTTCCAAGCTATTCTCCCCtcttctgcctctcctcccaAGAAAATCCTCTAAAATCATAAACTAGAAATGCAAACAGAAGAAGGGAAAGCAAGCAACATTAACACCAAAGGTTTGGAACAGCTGCACCTCCTTTTGAGATTTGTTCACATACACCGCTGACAATCTGCAATGTATGcttctcattaaaaaataaataaaaaggatttAATTGCTCTAAGACTGTAAATATGAAGGATATAAAGACCCTAGTAGTGGGGTGATTGGTCTTCCTCTGAAAACCTGCATATCAGAATGCCTTCAACTGCCTGCCTGAGAATGAGGAGCACGTATCCAGCCCTGAGATTAGCCTTTGAAGGGAGACtgaaaaaaggggaggaaaagttCCCCTGGGCACATAGAAGTggaaagttgatttttttttattttatctcaaAACATGTTAGGCAAGCTcaccagaataattttttttttcactatctGCTCCAGGACAACAGGTCCTTAGGTCACTGATCTGAGAAGGATGGAGCAGGAATTTACTGCCTGGTGATCCAGCAGGAGGAAATGAGGTCATGGGGTATATGTgttctttttcatatttcatgAAAAAATGCAACACTCCTGGGTTTGTCTCACTGACTAATCAAAAACTATGGGAagataggaaaaatatttcccatcCAGATCTATAGGCAAAGACCcctccaaaagaaaagaaaacccctTGCTTTGTTTGACTTCATCCCTTGAGCAAAATCATGATTCAGAAGGTTTTAACAGTACAAAGGTTTATTTAGAAAAGAGTTTGGATTGttctttagggtttttttggcaaACATTTAAATCCTTTCATAACTCAAAACACTGTCAGTGCCTGGTACTTTGCACTCTCCTTGCCCACACAAGCAGTAAAAGCCAATTTCTTACTGGGACAAATCCACCATAGGCCCCAGCTGCCCTATTTATATATACTCAAATCTCCACCACCACTGCCACTTAACCCTCtccttctgatgtctccttttgTTTCCCCACAAAATTCCAGAGCCCATGAAAGCTCACTGCCTCCCAAACTCAGTGTCTCAGCCTACTCTGCTCTGTGGGCTCCCCGTGCCCTCTGTCAGGGTTCAAACACAGTCACTCCCTCCCCCTTCACCCCTCCAcactccagcactgctcccccagctccatGTCACCATTCTGCACCGTGGTGAGtgccctcagcctcccctgacaccatccctgtcccccagagcatccccctgctcctccGAGGGGGCGAGCCCTCTTCCCGCTCCCTAAGCCCAAGCCCCACgttctctcccctcccttcttTTCCAGCATTGAGCCTTCTCTGTTAACTCTACTCCTGCTCGAGGCAAATCCATCCCTCCAGCTCAATGCCGGAagttcttcttcttcttcttaaaaAGAATGTGTTTAAAGGACCTGCGGAAGTCCTGGTTGAAGATGGTGTAGATGACTGGGTTGAGGGAGCTATTGCAATACCCAATCCAGAAGAAGAACTTGAAGAGAGTCTCGGGGACCTCACATGCCTCCCGGCAAATACCATAGAGGCTGtagctgaagaaaaaagggaacCAGCAAACTACGAAGACCCCCATGACCACAGCCAGCACAAAAGTGAAGCGTTTCTCCCGGGCCTGGGCAACTTTCTTACGGCAGATGCTGCTACGCTTCCGGCGGCGGCGGTAGGAGAAGAACTGCATGGAGCGATTGCTCGCACGGGACAGGCGGCCACTGGAGTGCTTGGAGGAGTACGAGTAGGAGAAGGACTGGCTCTTGCTTTTGCGGCGATGCTCCTCCCGGCTCCGCCTCCGCCTGCTCTCTGAggtgctgctctcctccagctcaaTGTCCTCCAGCTCAGAGGCTTTGCGCCAGTGGTGCGCCGAATAATGTCCGTTCTCTCCCAGCGGCATCCTCAGGGACGTGCAGCCGCCGGCAGCGCGGCTCAAGCCGTTCTCAGTCTGGGAGGACCCCTCTGGCATCGTACGCTTCTCAGAGAGGGTCCTGGTCCTTAGCTTGGCCACGCGGTAGATGCGGATATAGACCAACACCATGATGAGGCAGGGGGCAAAGAAAGAGCCGATGCAAGAAGAAAGGATGTACCATGTCTCGTCATTGAGCTTGCACTGGGGAAAGACATCTCCTTCAGGGTCCCGGTACACGGAGATCAATGGCGGGAAGGAGATGATGGCTGAAATGAGCCACACGGTGAGGATGATGGCCTTGATCCGCCGCGGGGTCCGTTTGAGGTTGTACTCCACCGCCTGTGTGACCGACCAATACCTGTCGAGGCTGATGGCGCACAGGTGGACGATGGACGAGGTACAGAACAGCACGTCCAGCGCCAGGTAAATGTTACACCAAGCCTTGCCGAAGTACCAGTAATTCATAAGCTCGTTGGCTAAGGAGAAAGGCATGACCAGGGTAGCCACCAGGATGTCCGCGctggccagggacaccaggaAGAGGTTCTGGGGGGCTCTCAGCGCCCGGCTGGTGAGCACAGCTATCACCACCAGCACGTTGCCCACGATGGTGAAGACGATGAGGAAGCCCACCACCGCCGCCAGGCCGGCCACGGCCGCCGGCGAGTAGGGGGAGGGCGGCTGCAGGAGGGCCGAGGAGGACGGCGAGGCGGGGAGCAGCGCCAGGGACTCGTTGGGGGAGCCCAGGCTCGTGTTCACCAACAGCAGCAGATCCATGGTGGGTGTGCGGGGCGTCGGCGTCCTAGAAAGCCCGGCGgagcccccgccccgccccgccgccccgccgccgccgccccgccgccctcATCGCGCCCCGCCGCCGGtcccgcggccgctccgccgccgAGCCGCCCGCGttcccccgccgccgccgccgccgccgctcctcAGGGCACGGCCGGGCGGCGCACCCCCGGCGCGGCAGGGAGCGCGGCGGCGCCGCCTCCGCCCGGCCCCCGGCGAAGGGGCAGCGGGGCACGGCtggcccccgccgcccgcccggtCATGCCCGGCTCCGGGCAGCCCGCGGCTCCGGAGAAGACTCCGCGCGGCCGGCGGGAGTCCCCGGCGGGAGCTGGATCCTCGCAGGGCGCGGGGTCCGAGGCGGCAGCAGCGTCGGCATCAACTCCCATGGAGCGGCTCCCATGGAGCGGCTCCCGGCGGCTCCGTCCCACTCTGGCTCCGCGCTCCCAATCGCGGCGTGCCCCGCGCCGCGCGCATGCTCAGTGCCCGCAGGTGcggccgccgcgcccgccccggcGGAACCCCCGGCGGGCGCAGGAGCGCCCCGAGCGCCGCCGCCCGCTCCCGTCCCGCGCCCCGAGCGCGCCGAGCCCCGCGGGCGGCCCGGCCGGAGACTCCCCGCGGCGGCCCACGGGAGGAGCGGCCGGCGCGGTGCTGCGGCGCTCGCTGCCGCTCGGCGGCCGGACAGGTGTTTCTGCCGGGAGCGGTGCGGCTcggcgggggcgcggcggcCGCCGCGGGGGTGGCAGGGGCCGGTGCGATGGGGGTGGCAGCGGTCGGTGCGAGGAGCGGCGGCGCCGGTTGCGCTCCCGGAGCGCGGCGCCCGGGTGGTCGCTGCCTGCAGCGCCCGCCTCGCGCGCTGGGGGGCGCCCTTGGCCGGCCGGGACCGTCCGGCGGCGGGACGGGAGCGCTGCTCCGCATCCGCGGCTGCCTCCGCTCCTTCATCATCGTCACCCTGGCACTGACTGCGACCTGCGGCTGCCCTGTGCCTTCCTGCCGGTCTGGGCAGCTGCCCCGTGCCGAGTCTGCACCCGGTGTCCCCAAGGGTGTTACAGCTTGGTGCGCGTTCACTTCTGGTGCTCCGGTCGTATTCTTTATAGTGCAAACCTGTGCGTAGTGAATGCACCTACACACAAGGCAGCGTCTCTTTAACTGTAAAACTTTTACTATAATAAAATACGTGTAACGATCCCCAAGTTGTAACCGAATATCCCGGGCTTTAGGGAGGCAGAAGGAAATATATTCTGCTTCCAGTTACCTTTGTGCTGCAACCAGCGCTGGCTCCACTCTTCTCCGTGCGTAACTTCGTGAATTGGACTATGAAGGCTTGGAAGTGGATATGCCTAGTTTTGATAGGAAGAAAAATTCCTCTTATCCTATTCTGTAAGCAGTTTACTCtgaaggttttcttttgtttggttgttagggttttttttcacctgaaGTGTAATTTGCGAACATGTTGTGACTGCATGTAAAAGAGAAAGGACATGGTGTTGAAACTAAGCTCTGTCAGGTAATGAATTCTAATTAAAGACTGAAATGTGGAAGCAGTAATCACATTAACAAAGTGTAGCATatagaacaaaatgaaattgaaatCAGATGTCCTCTCAAGTCCTCTTTAACAAACAGCAACCTGAAAAAAGCTTCTAAAAAAGCTTGCAAAGCCCCAAGAAGATTAAATGAATGGAAGCTGAGGTTTTTAAAGTTCAAACAGGAAGCAAATAGTATGTTTTTGACATGAAACCTGAATAATCTCTGAAGCAGATTTCTAATATTTGTGGTCAGTTCCTCATTTTTGGAAGTTTCATAATGGTATCTAGAATCTGAGAGGGCAAGGTGCAGGAATTTGAAGTCTCAGCTTTGGTCTGACTGGGATTAGGGGGAAAGAATGTCTGATCTAACTGGCTCAATAGGGGTTTAAAATTTAGTAAATACCAGCTACAAAATCACATGAATATTTGGGATTCAGGATCTTTCAAAAAGGGTGAGACATAAAACCTCAAGATATTCAGTTAAATTACTAAAGTAATTGCAAAGTCATGAGCAAGGGTATCTTGAAGTTATGTGAACTGGAGCTCAAACTTTCAGCTAATAATTTGGGGCTCCAGATAAGAAGAATTGAAGCTTTTCAAAACTTTACTCATAGCAAAAGGAATGATACAAGCAAATGTCTGAGCAATGATTTCATATTTCTAATGAGAAAATGCCAACTGGgacatagaaaaaaataaactgggAGTAAAATATGCATGtgttgttgtggtttgtttaGCACTTAAATTGTACTGTGCTGCTGAAACAATCAGTGTGTAACTCCACCAAAGCCAGGGAAATAACATTTGGGTTTTATGTGTAACTGATATCCAGTTTGCCTAAAGAGCCATATGCCACTCCAGCTCATGTATATAGATGTGAATGGAGCGTGGGCATAGACACAAGAAATCTACTCTCATGAAAATCTGCTTAGTCTGCTGAGAGGCAAAGGTAGGAGCAAGGTGAACAACAGTGAATAAATCAAGTGTAGTTGTGCTTTTGAATTGAAAGTGCGGTTCTTTTTCATAGAAACTTGGCAAATTATACAGAcaccttattttcttttttccttccagctcatTGTACTTTTACATTCATTCTCACATTTGGCCTCCCTATAGTTACAAGCTCATAACCATTGGCCTTTATTTGATTTTATGCCTGGTAGCTGTTAACAGGCTCTCATAAAAAAAGTGCAGTTTAGAGGCTGGATGAGGCACTTCTGGACATTAAACTGGACTTGGCTGACATTGATGCAAAGCCCACTGTTCCTGAAGCAATCCAGTAGATATTGTGGCATACCCATGCATCTGTacactgtcactgctgctctgcttctctcatccAGCATCTAAATACAaacctcctgccacagcaggctgggaagattccacagcagcaaaactACTTCTTTTTGGTTTATGTCTCCAATTTTTACCAGTTTTTGCTTGGATTCTCAAGTTGGACTGACCTTTAATTCAGTTTGAGCTACCAGATCTCCTTGCCAGCAGAGACCCATGATCTGCACCTGAGTTTAAGTCTTGGGAAATCCTAAAGCTGTCACTGGGAAACTGGCCAGTGCTGCCCTCAACTCAGGGCCAAATTCAGGGACAATTACCAAAGGTGACATCAACCTAGCCACTAAAGTTGGTGGGAAGATTCCCACTGACACCCAAATCTAGACTTCTCCTAGGTCGTTTAAGAATATTTGACTTTAATAATGCTGTCACAATGGCACACTGTGCTTGCACACACATAGGTTTAGGACACAAAGGTGTCACTGCTGGTTTGCACTTCCAAACGTTTTTTGCCTCCTCGGTTTAAGATCTGTGGGCCTGAAAGCTTGTTAATATTTTCCTCCTGAATGTATCAGATGGGTTAGAGGGAAATaacacccccccaaaaacctctCATTGTATTTTATATCTTAAGACCTCACAATTTTAACCATGCTATGAAATGCtcttctgtgcattttttataaaataatttctccatCCACAGGACAACGTCATCATGTATAAAGGGAAATATCTCAGCTTTCTTAATAAAGGGGgtgaggttttgttttcagtgggaACTGGGTTCCTTATTTCCCCCTTGTGACTTTGAAAATGTGTCTCAGATAAATAAAGAGGTTTGTAGAACATCCTGATTTACTAAACATCTGGAAGTGTTCTCTAATCTCTTAAAGTAAGCTTTACATCCATAGATAAAATTTTACAGTCTTATCAACTGCACAAGAAACTGACTGCTGTCAAAACATTGTCCATGTATATATACTTTCTGAGACAAGACTTGTGTTATAAATCTGCTCAAGATGCCATCATCAAATAGAATGAGTTAGCTGAAATTTCTGCGAGTAGTTGAAGAAATAACCTGCAGTACAAACAATGTGATAGAAAAATGGGTTAACAGTTGAAGAATAAGTAGACTGTCctggattttgaaagaaaggaactaaatataaagaaaacagaagttacTTTGGAGGGGAGCTGAGGGCATTCAAAACTTGAATATTGCTACCAAGGGAAAGACTGTGAAATTTTGTATTGTTAAATGGACATTACCCTGTAAATTCCTCAAAGAACTCAGGATAAAATTCTAATTCACTTAAAAAGTGTTTGAAAACACTTGAAGTAGCTATTGTGCTCGAGCTAAAATACAATGAAGAAGGTTATTGGTTCAGCTCCCTCatgcaatttttcttctctcatatGTTTATAACCCTTTTTCATGCTCCCAGTAAACACAGTTGTCACTGTGCTGGTGAGACCATAAAGCAGAAGTCAAATTGTGTGGTGAGACATATCCTGTCTGGCTGGTTTCTGTAAGCCTTTCTTGCTCTCATAACAGGATCCCACCAACCATGACTGTGCTGCAGAGTGCCATGGGTTCAGCCCTTTGGAGCCAaacctggggctcctgcagaggTTTTGGTTTGATTCTCCCTGTTATTGGAGAATCATGAAAAATAGATCCATGTCCCCTCTTTTCCTTAATTCAGTTTGCACTGTTTCCATTACCTGTACTCATTTTAAAGGCTTCTTCATTTCTAATTTATGAAGTCAATACTTTAAATAGCCTTCACAGACACCTCTTCTGATAGCTGTGCCATTTGAACAGGATGAGTGTATTATTTTTCTAGGACTCTGCACTGTATTTGAGGACTCTTACACTTgatttcagtgggtttttttaatttttaaattcttctgcAGAGTAATATGTATGGGAAatagtttgttggtttttaacTTATATAaagaatgcaatttttttgcattttggatGAGGTTATACAAGTCTGTAAAAGCTCCAGCTTTTAAGTAGAGAGAATTCTGTGTAGATAATTTATCATCTGTGGCATTGCCTATgtgtaatttattaattttctggGCTGTTTGGCATAAGTGTAAGACAGCCCTTTCACAACGAGATAGATTTTGGCTGCAAACCCTTCCATCTCCTCAGTCTGCATTGGTACTGAAATTACCATTTCCACAGGAATGACCCAGTGACAGAAACCATTCCAGTGGAGGAGTGAGGGTGGTAAAGGAGGGTGAGGGAGAAGAAGGTTCATTCTTTGTCACCAAGGttcatcccctcccagctgcatCTACCTCATGGCACACTTCTGCTTAATACTTTGACAGAATCACCCCCCAGGAGGTTTCAGAGGTGGGGGTACTGCCTGCCATGATACTCCATCATTAAACCAAGTCCCATGAAGTACAGGAGAAGAGGCATCTTCCATCTTGTGCTTCATTCTGTGTTGCCTGGCAGAAGGGAGGTCTTGTCTGCACAGGATCAATTAGAGAAAATGTTTGCCATGTTTCCTGTGTCTGGTTCCAGTGGCAACTTCAGAACAGCAGAGTTGACTGCACTGGAGACTTTCCATGGAAACAAGAGCAGATTGTGGTATTTCTGCTTCCCATTGAACCATAGGGATATCTCCAAATATCATGATGTCCATTTAATTTCCTCATATCTGTGCTGCAGTGATTTGAATTGCATGTGTTAATTTaactttcttcatttttcagcaACTACTTCAATCTCATGAAGATTTGGCTACTACAAAATAGGCACCAAGTTTTATCTTCTTTCATTGGAAAAACaaggtgaggtttttttttgcagtgtttgtgaggtgttctgcctttctttaaggtgagatttattttttccagacaTTGCTCTTCATTGCACTTTAcctatatttttaaacaatttgaTGAAATGTTCTCATGTCTTCCTTCAGTGCTgttgtttcttctttcagtgTCTATCAACAGAGcctcttttatctttttttggaCAATCTTGTACTGCTTTATCTTTCCtcatatatttcctttttctttgtttactttTCTGGCCTTAATGTATTCAGTAGGTTTAACCTatcctgacttttttttttctgtaacagcCTCCCAGGtggtatttctgtatttctcttcCACTCTTCTTTCCTGGTTTCAATAAAGAACAATCTCTGCtgtattaatataaaatttacaATTGGCTTCCCGTTCTTTTTGCATAATGTCAGATACATTTTCTGCCATATCAGAAAGCTTAATTGAATGTTACAATTGAAAGTCTTTCCTTATGTATTCATCCTTCATTTTAAAGCTGTTAatctttttcagatttttcattttcatgttgGTTGTGTATAATTGATGTTTGTATGCACTCAGTGTCTGCAAATTTCATCACATACAGAAAAGAGGTACATGATTTCTAGTAATGCTATCAGAGGAGTTCCAGCACTTCTTCACTTATTTAATTTTAAGCGAAAAGTCCTTCCAAAAAGGGACTTTTCACTACTGTCAAGTGAGCCTTGACTATATTTGTTCACTGTATCTTTATCTGCCAAATCAACATATCATTGATCTCACCTTGCTAGAAAGAACTAGTAAAAGCCTTATCAACAATATTACTCTTTTCCTTAACATATTAATTTGTTCCAGCTTGATATTAAATGGTAGTAATTTTCACACATGCACTTAAAATATTGCCAAGAATGCTGATACTTTCTCTGTGTTGTAATTGCTCTTCTTTTATGACTCGAGACTATTTCTGGCCTCTATAACAATTGTATAGCCCAGAAAGAAGACCAAAATTTGGAATGAGTTGGGAGCACTGACTTCTAGAATGCATTACCTCCCTGCTTTTGCATTATCTCTCAGTACACTTTGTGCAATGCACTGGAGAACACGAGTCAAAGAGATGCCTTTGACATTTTACTGTCTGCTTTGGATTTGAATTTCActgtttaattaaaattatgcaTCTCCTTCTGTCTTTTGATGAATGGGGCCTTATatttagaaatggaaaatcaGTAAATATCAATAAATAGCTAAGATTCAGCAAAGTTTTTAAGTGCAAATGACTCATTAGAAGCATCttacaaagcagaaaaggagtcataaaattaattcttaattcCTGTAACTTATTCTTACTTATGTTTGCCAGTAAGAAAGCTGAAGCAAGGGAGAaatggagagaggagaggagaggaaggagggatgaAACCATTCTTTTCATGCCTTCTTCATTTCACAAAACATCTGGGGAGTATGGACTCGTGCTGTCTGTTTTCTgatctcattttttttcaacatcTTCAGTGTGTGGTAGTTCATGCTCTAGGTTATCTAGGTTAAAGGAAATCATCAAGGGTATTATGTAAAAAATTGCAGAGTAACTTTAGGAACAAATTATCTACTGAATGTGGTGAGCATAGGCTTTTCcaaataagaacagtttaacTCAAAAAAGATGCACAGCAGGACTGGCAGCAACACTGTAGTTGCTATTTTTCTGTCACGTAAAGCAAATGTTGATTTCAACTTCTCAGAAAGTTCAGGAGATTTAAAAGGTATAACTTCTTGAAATCATTGTTTAGCAGTAGGAAGACCATAATCAATCAGAAACCTCTGGTAACTGCTGCCAGTCCTCGTTCATTTAAGTTAGTGCAGCTATAGGAAATGGAAATCAGTTTGGCACAATATTAAAAGTGCCTTTTTTGTGTTCTACTTCTGATAGATGTACAAGATTCAGTAACTCTGACTTTGCCATCAAAGTCTGAGCATGCTTGCCTGTGCAGGTAGTGTCCTGTGAGCAAATACCAATGCATCATAGGAATattactttattcttttttcctctcttgatCTTTAATTATTATGATCCCAGTCAGATGTTCTGATTCATGTTGTTTATATTTAGCAATTCCAGCAGGTGCAAATCTTGGCTAAAATCCATCACAATTACTCTCAGCTTATAAGTAAAGAGTTTCCAAGTAAGGCATTTCTGAAGCACCTGTGCAAACACATTTAATCATTTATAAAGCATTTGTTACTAATCATTACACATTTAATTATTTGCCTATATTATCACTCTTTATCACTTATGTCATTGAAAAATTAGCAATTCTGTTCTGGTACTTGGAACATTATTTTTGGCACCTCTGACTGGGCAGAAGCAGTTTGGATTCTCTTTCATCTCTGAAAATTTGAATGAGATGTGTAACATGATTTTACTGGTGTTAATTTTCACAATTTCTTTAGAATGTGTTAAAAAGAATGGGTGGAGGGTTCAGAGCTCCCCCTATCAGTGAAGATCCCGTTATCTGGCATCAAAGAAACTGCTAATTAGTGGTAGGTTGGAACAGGGACGTTTCCTCCTTGTTAAAAGAGTAACTTGTGCTTACAAGTGACCTCAGCATTAGCTTAATGAGTAAAAAATgc
The window above is part of the Molothrus ater isolate BHLD 08-10-18 breed brown headed cowbird chromosome 4, BPBGC_Mater_1.1, whole genome shotgun sequence genome. Proteins encoded here:
- the ADRA2C gene encoding alpha-2C adrenergic receptor encodes the protein MDLLLLVNTSLGSPNESLALLPASPSSSALLQPPSPYSPAAVAGLAAVVGFLIVFTIVGNVLVVIAVLTSRALRAPQNLFLVSLASADILVATLVMPFSLANELMNYWYFGKAWCNIYLALDVLFCTSSIVHLCAISLDRYWSVTQAVEYNLKRTPRRIKAIILTVWLISAIISFPPLISVYRDPEGDVFPQCKLNDETWYILSSCIGSFFAPCLIMVLVYIRIYRVAKLRTRTLSEKRTMPEGSSQTENGLSRAAGGCTSLRMPLGENGHYSAHHWRKASELEDIELEESSTSESRRRRSREEHRRKSKSQSFSYSYSSKHSSGRLSRASNRSMQFFSYRRRRKRSSICRKKVAQAREKRFTFVLAVVMGVFVVCWFPFFFSYSLYGICREACEVPETLFKFFFWIGYCNSSLNPVIYTIFNQDFRRSFKHILFKKKKKNFRH
- the LOC118686041 gene encoding proline-rich protein 2-like, which produces MVGVRGVGVLESPAEPPPRPAAPPPPPRRPHRAPPPVPRPLRRRAARVPPPPPPPPLLRARPGGAPPARQGARRRRLRPAPGEGAAGHGWPPPPARSCPAPGSPRLRRRLRAAGGSPRRELDPRRARGPRRQQRRHQLPWSGSHGAAPGGSVPLWLRAPNRGVPRAARMLSARRCGRRARPGGTPGGRRSAPSAAARSRPAPRARRAPRAARPETPRGGPREERPARCCGARCRSAAGQVFLPGAVRLGGGAAAAAGVAGAGAMGVAAVGARSGGAGCAPGARRPGGRCLQRPPRALGGALGRPGPSGGGTGALLRIRGCLRSFIIVTLALTATCGCPVPSCRSGQLPRAESAPGVPKGVTAWCAFTSGAPVVFFIVQTCA